The Sphingomonas sp. So64.6b genome includes a region encoding these proteins:
- the rpsL gene encoding 30S ribosomal protein S12, translating to MPTINQLVRKGRDPQKAKSKVPAMEQNPQKRGVCTRVYTTTPKKPNSALRKVAKVRLTNQREVISYIPGEGHNLQEHSVVLIRGGRVRDLPGVRYHVLRGVLDTQGVKDRRQSRSKYGAKRPK from the coding sequence ATGCCGACGATTAACCAGCTGGTCCGCAAGGGCCGCGATCCGCAGAAGGCCAAGTCCAAGGTCCCTGCAATGGAGCAGAACCCGCAGAAGCGCGGCGTTTGCACCCGTGTCTACACCACCACCCCGAAAAAGCCGAACTCGGCTCTGCGCAAGGTTGCCAAGGTCCGCCTGACCAACCAGCGCGAAGTCATCAGCTATATCCCGGGTGAGGGCCACAACCTGCAGGAGCACTCGGTCGTGCTGATCCGCGGCGGTCGTGTTCGCGATCTTCCCGGCGTTCGCTACCATGTGCTGCGCGGTGTGCTCGACACACAGGGCGTGAAGGACCGCCGCCAGTCGCGTTCCAAGTACGGCGCAAAGCGTCCGAAGTAA
- the glpD gene encoding glycerol-3-phosphate dehydrogenase, which translates to MTYDLLIIGGGINGCAIAREASLLNLKVLMVERDDLAAHTSSASTKLIHGGLRYLEYYDFKLVAEALRERERLVKAAPHIIRPMRFVLPQENSLRPWWLVRIGLYLYDFLGGKKSLPRSRGLRRGDTAYVAPLKGGDRGFVYSDAFVDDSRLTMLNAMDAANNGADIAVGTALESARREGDLWHATLSDGRTIMARALINAAGPWVHQMLGKLGVNAKSDVRLVKGSHIVVPRLYDGDHAYMLQQPDRRIVFAIPYQDGFTEIGTTDIPVEQPEDAVISTDEIAYLCDAVNRHFIAQIAPADVTSTWSGVRPLYDDGASEAKAVTRDYVLELDTKGPALLSVFGGKITTARHLAEEALEKLADPLGFEPRHVTRDRLFPGAGVQGWEPLLASVRKRWPFLGETRSARMSHAYGELLGEMLASIADETGMGADLGAGLTEVEARWMYDREWARTPQDALMRRSKIGLRLSPDQRARFEQWWTGAFPG; encoded by the coding sequence ATGACATACGACCTCCTCATCATCGGCGGCGGCATTAATGGCTGCGCGATCGCGCGCGAAGCGTCGCTGCTCAATCTCAAGGTGCTGATGGTCGAACGCGACGATCTCGCCGCGCACACCTCGTCCGCTTCGACCAAGCTGATCCATGGCGGCTTGCGTTATCTCGAATATTACGACTTCAAGCTGGTCGCCGAAGCGCTTCGCGAGCGCGAGCGACTGGTCAAGGCCGCGCCGCACATCATCCGCCCGATGCGCTTCGTCCTGCCGCAGGAAAATTCTCTGCGGCCTTGGTGGCTGGTCCGGATCGGCCTGTATCTCTACGATTTCCTTGGCGGCAAGAAGTCCCTGCCCCGCTCGCGCGGCCTGCGCCGGGGCGACACCGCTTATGTCGCGCCACTGAAAGGTGGCGATCGGGGCTTCGTCTATTCTGACGCGTTCGTCGACGATTCGCGACTGACCATGCTCAACGCGATGGATGCAGCGAACAACGGCGCCGACATCGCTGTGGGGACGGCGCTGGAATCGGCGCGGCGCGAGGGCGATCTGTGGCATGCGACGCTATCCGACGGCCGCACCATCATGGCCCGCGCACTGATCAACGCGGCCGGTCCCTGGGTTCATCAGATGCTCGGCAAGCTCGGCGTCAATGCGAAGTCCGACGTGCGGCTGGTCAAGGGCAGCCATATCGTCGTGCCCCGTCTATATGACGGCGACCATGCCTATATGCTGCAGCAGCCGGACCGCCGCATCGTCTTCGCCATCCCCTATCAGGACGGTTTCACCGAGATCGGCACCACCGACATTCCCGTCGAACAGCCCGAAGACGCGGTGATCTCGACCGATGAGATCGCTTATCTGTGCGACGCGGTGAACCGCCATTTCATCGCCCAGATCGCCCCCGCCGACGTGACCTCGACCTGGTCGGGCGTTCGCCCGCTCTATGACGACGGCGCAAGCGAGGCCAAGGCGGTGACCCGCGACTATGTGCTTGAACTCGACACCAAAGGCCCGGCGCTGCTCTCGGTATTCGGCGGCAAGATCACCACTGCCCGGCACCTCGCCGAGGAAGCCCTGGAAAAGCTGGCCGACCCACTCGGCTTCGAACCACGCCATGTCACCCGCGACCGCCTGTTTCCCGGCGCCGGAGTGCAAGGCTGGGAGCCGCTTCTGGCAAGCGTCCGTAAGCGCTGGCCATTCCTCGGCGAGACGCGATCGGCGCGGATGAGCCATGCCTATGGCGAATTGCTCGGCGAGATGCTCGCCAGCATTGCCGACGAAACGGGCATGGGCGCCGATCTCGGCGCCGGCCTGACCGAAGTCGAGGCGCGCTGGATGTACGATCGCGAATGGGCACGCACGCCGCAGGACGCGCTGATGCGGCGGAGCAAGATCGGCCTGCGCCTGTCGCCTGATCAACGCGCCCGATTCGAACAATGGTGGACGGGCGCCTTCCCGGGCTAA
- a CDS encoding rhodanese-related sulfurtransferase — protein sequence MIRVAALYRFARFADPAALRDPLLAACIAGGVRGTLLLAHEGINGTIAGAAEAVETVLAHIRTLPGCADLKVKDSWAEAMPFHRTKVRLKREIVTMGQPDIDPLENVGQYVKPAEWNALIDRPDTIVIDTRNDYEVRVGSFAGAIDPKTHSFSEFPDWFRANRQALLAGSEKPKVAMFCTGGIRCEKATAFLKSEGLDEVYHLDGGILKYLEEVPAADSRWEGECFVFDQRVAVIHGLEVGTHSLCHGCRMPVSPEDRLSPLYIEGVSCPACHNTRDAEQRAGYAERHKQELLAARRGEAHVGALLPDRAHGGQEGFS from the coding sequence ATGATTCGTGTCGCCGCCCTTTACCGCTTTGCCCGCTTCGCCGATCCGGCGGCCTTGCGCGACCCCCTGCTCGCCGCCTGCATCGCCGGCGGTGTCCGCGGCACGTTGCTGCTCGCGCATGAGGGCATCAACGGCACCATCGCCGGTGCGGCGGAGGCGGTTGAAACAGTCCTCGCCCATATCCGCACCCTGCCCGGCTGCGCCGATCTCAAGGTCAAGGACAGCTGGGCCGAGGCCATGCCGTTCCATCGCACCAAGGTCCGCCTCAAGCGCGAGATCGTGACGATGGGGCAGCCCGACATCGACCCGCTCGAAAATGTCGGCCAATATGTGAAGCCGGCGGAGTGGAACGCACTGATCGACCGGCCCGACACGATCGTGATCGACACGCGCAACGATTATGAAGTCAGGGTCGGCAGCTTCGCCGGCGCAATCGATCCCAAGACGCACAGCTTCAGCGAATTCCCCGACTGGTTCCGCGCCAATCGCCAGGCACTGCTCGCAGGCTCGGAGAAACCAAAGGTCGCGATGTTCTGCACTGGCGGCATCCGCTGTGAAAAAGCCACCGCCTTTCTCAAGTCCGAGGGGCTCGATGAGGTCTATCACCTCGACGGCGGCATCCTGAAATATCTCGAGGAAGTGCCCGCCGCCGACAGTCGCTGGGAAGGCGAATGCTTCGTCTTCGACCAGCGCGTCGCGGTGATCCATGGGCTTGAAGTCGGCACGCACAGCCTGTGCCATGGCTGCCGCATGCCGGTCAGCCCCGAGGACCGGCTGTCACCGCTTTATATCGAAGGTGTCAGCTGTCCCGCCTGCCATAACACGCGCGACGCGGAGCAGCGCGCGGGTTATGCCGAGCGGCACAAGCAGGAGCTGCTCGCGGCGCGACGTGGTGAAGCGCATGTCGGCGCGCTGTTGCCGGACAGAGCGCATGGCGGGCAGGAAGGATTCTCCTAA
- the proS gene encoding proline--tRNA ligase: protein MIKHALPVTREADFSAWYQSVISEADLAEESGVRGCMVIRPWGYGIWERIQRLLDDRIKATGHENCYFPVFIPLSYFEKEAEHVEGFAKEMAVVTHHRLISDGKGGLVPDPTAKLEEPLVVRPTSETVIGMAFARWVQSWRDLPVLINQWANVVRWEMRTRMFLRTSEFLWQEGHTAHATVEEAREETLKMLEVYRSFAEECVALPVIAGEKPEHERFPGAVATYSIEAMMQDGKALQAGTSHFLGTNFSNAQNIRFQNAAGELELANTTSWGMSTRMIGGLIMVHGDDDGLRVPPRVAPWQVVIVPMLRDQPEDEAIVTYCKELQGELAKLSAFGEPVRALLDLKPAKAATKRWGWVKKGAPVILEVGGRDVAGGNVSVIRRDRLYREDGKLDSAIVARGDFVTSAVATLEDVQASLHAQARARLEAGITRDVTDFAGIERAFAEGVKNPGWVEVQWSKPSGAALDKVVERLKALKLTVRNVPNDAAAADGACVFTGDAAVERVLVGRAY, encoded by the coding sequence ATGATCAAGCACGCACTCCCCGTCACCCGCGAGGCGGATTTTTCCGCCTGGTACCAGTCCGTCATTTCGGAAGCCGATCTCGCCGAGGAATCGGGCGTGCGCGGCTGCATGGTCATCCGGCCATGGGGTTATGGCATCTGGGAACGGATCCAGCGTTTGCTCGACGACCGGATCAAGGCCACCGGTCATGAGAATTGCTATTTCCCGGTGTTCATCCCGCTGTCCTATTTCGAGAAGGAGGCCGAGCATGTCGAAGGCTTCGCCAAGGAAATGGCGGTGGTCACGCATCACCGACTGATCTCGGACGGCAAGGGCGGGCTGGTGCCGGATCCCACCGCCAAACTGGAAGAGCCCCTCGTCGTGCGGCCGACATCGGAGACGGTGATCGGCATGGCGTTCGCGCGCTGGGTGCAGTCGTGGCGCGACCTGCCCGTGCTGATCAACCAATGGGCCAATGTCGTGCGCTGGGAAATGCGCACGCGGATGTTCCTGCGCACCAGCGAATTCCTCTGGCAGGAAGGGCATACCGCGCACGCCACCGTCGAGGAAGCGCGCGAAGAGACGCTGAAGATGCTCGAAGTCTATCGCAGCTTCGCCGAGGAGTGCGTCGCTCTACCAGTCATTGCGGGTGAAAAGCCGGAGCATGAGCGCTTTCCGGGCGCCGTCGCGACCTATTCGATCGAGGCGATGATGCAGGACGGGAAAGCATTGCAGGCCGGCACCAGCCATTTCCTTGGCACCAATTTTTCGAACGCGCAGAATATCAGGTTCCAGAACGCGGCCGGAGAGCTGGAACTGGCCAACACCACGAGCTGGGGCATGTCGACGCGCATGATCGGCGGCCTGATCATGGTGCATGGCGATGATGACGGGCTGCGCGTGCCGCCGCGCGTGGCGCCGTGGCAGGTGGTGATCGTGCCCATGCTGCGCGACCAGCCCGAGGATGAGGCGATCGTGACCTATTGCAAGGAATTGCAGGGTGAACTCGCCAAACTGTCCGCCTTTGGCGAGCCGGTGCGTGCGCTGCTCGACCTTAAGCCCGCCAAGGCGGCGACCAAGCGCTGGGGTTGGGTCAAGAAGGGTGCGCCGGTCATTCTCGAAGTCGGCGGACGTGATGTCGCTGGCGGCAATGTCTCGGTGATCCGCCGCGACCGACTCTATCGCGAAGACGGCAAGCTCGACAGCGCGATTGTCGCGCGCGGCGATTTCGTCACCTCCGCTGTCGCCACGCTGGAGGATGTGCAGGCATCGCTTCACGCGCAAGCCCGTGCGCGGCTTGAGGCGGGCATCACGCGGGACGTGACCGATTTTGCCGGTATCGAACGCGCCTTTGCCGAGGGCGTGAAGAATCCCGGCTGGGTCGAGGTGCAATGGTCGAAGCCGAGCGGCGCGGCGCTGGACAAGGTGGTCGAGCGGTTGAAAGCGCTCAAGCTGACCGTGCGCAACGTGCCCAACGACGCGGCGGCGGCTGACGGGGCCTGCGTGTTTACCGGGGACGCGGCGGTTGAACGGGTATTGGTTGGCCGCGCTTATTGA
- a CDS encoding DMT family transporter, with protein sequence MAETNDRILPAIAMRLMSVALFASMNAVIKLAEERGATLGEILFFRQFGAAILLTAILIAGPGLRSVTTQRLPAHLARAALGLSAMACTFTTVLVLPLAESTTLGFTMPIFATILGALILREPTGWHRWAAVAAGFAGVLIVAQPGSGHFPIWGAVSGLAAAFLTASVSILLRQISRTEGTMTTVFWFSTLSLVPLGIVYAFVVQPHAPITWILLIGIGLIGGVAQLAMTSALRLGPVSVVVPMDYSSLLWATAYGWLIFGVLPSTWTWIGAPVIIASGLYIVWREHVRRTQLTLETVPQI encoded by the coding sequence ATGGCCGAGACGAACGATCGCATCCTGCCCGCAATCGCGATGCGTCTCATGTCGGTCGCTTTGTTCGCCAGCATGAACGCGGTGATCAAGCTCGCCGAGGAGCGCGGCGCGACACTCGGCGAGATACTGTTCTTCCGGCAATTCGGCGCGGCGATCCTGCTGACCGCGATTCTTATCGCCGGCCCCGGCCTGAGGTCGGTCACGACCCAGCGGCTGCCGGCACATCTCGCGCGCGCCGCGCTCGGGCTCAGCGCGATGGCCTGCACCTTCACCACCGTCCTGGTACTGCCGCTCGCCGAATCGACCACGCTCGGTTTCACCATGCCGATCTTCGCCACTATCCTCGGCGCACTGATCCTGCGCGAACCGACCGGCTGGCACCGCTGGGCGGCGGTGGCGGCAGGCTTTGCCGGCGTGCTGATCGTCGCGCAGCCGGGCAGCGGGCATTTCCCCATCTGGGGCGCGGTCAGCGGGCTGGCCGCCGCGTTCCTCACCGCCAGCGTCTCGATCCTGTTGCGACAGATCTCGCGGACCGAGGGTACGATGACCACCGTGTTCTGGTTCTCCACCTTGTCGCTGGTGCCGCTTGGCATCGTCTATGCCTTTGTCGTGCAGCCGCATGCGCCGATCACCTGGATCCTGCTGATCGGCATCGGCCTGATCGGCGGCGTCGCGCAGCTCGCCATGACCTCGGCGCTGCGACTGGGTCCGGTCTCGGTTGTGGTGCCGATGGATTATTCGTCGCTGCTCTGGGCGACCGCTTATGGCTGGCTGATCTTCGGCGTGTTGCCAAGCACCTGGACCTGGATCGGTGCGCCGGTAATCATCGCCAGCGGCCTGTATATCGTCTGGCGTGAACATGTCCGCCGCACGCAATTGACCTTGGAAACCGTACCGCAAATCTAG
- a CDS encoding TonB-dependent receptor: protein MAQVAPTPSEDPAPEASEPGGDIVVTGTRIRRPDLQSNSPMTVIGSQEIQYQGATTVEGVLNRMPQFTADSNENVSNGSDGTANINLRNLGSNRVLVLLNGQRLLPQQAIDLNFVPSALVERIDVVSGGASAVYGSDALSGVVNFILKDNLDGFRADAQVGFAQHDNNNEAVRSIMRARGFDLAPGKVVDGGKQDLNIAFGKNFAEGRGNITMYAGYRHFDPVLQSNRDVSACALQSIDDPRTALTCGGSSNTPYGTFAPLAGPNQGITLTNAKDGSPNWVPYDNSFAYNYAPTNYFQRSDNRYSAGAFAKFKFSPAAEVYGSFMFMRDHTFSQAAPSALFLGTTFNVPCNSPMLSSSQASALCGADAGSAILQPTLIGYRLAIAPRRDDLRHQDYRWTAGVRGEIANGLSYDLNYLHSRVNFDETYLNNVDNVKAQRALDVVNVGGVPTCRSVVNGTDSACVPVNVFQANGVTADQAAYLFSPSNTAGRNRLTVFSGTITGDLGNYGLTSPWASRGISLVLGAEHRLETLKFTADDVAKQGGTTDADGSIRVIEGYGELEVPLIQDKPFFRELTLNGAARYSAYKNSQGSTGFGSSYNVWTYKGELTWRPIEMLRLRASYNHAIRAPNIGELFASQQIGNVSAVDPCSGATPSVSAATCALTGVTPAQYGHIIDCPSDVCSALGGGNLALKPEIGDTYTIGLVLTPQQIRNFSLSVDYYNIKVKNYISPIDPALIVDQCTETQDPFYCGLFHRDPRSGAIFGTDGYIVSTTLNTGYLKTSGIDVVTDYTLGLGGLGKLNLNLVGTYLINRIAEPLPGLGTYDCKGLYGPTCGQPLPKWRHVLRTTWALPQDATLSLSWRYIGATKVNGSSVVNDRIDAYSYFDLAGTIAVAKSFKLRMGVNNLFDKDPPAIDAGLLSLFGNGNTYPGTYDALGRTIFFGATVEF, encoded by the coding sequence ATGGCTCAGGTCGCGCCAACGCCATCGGAGGATCCTGCGCCCGAAGCCAGTGAGCCCGGGGGTGATATCGTGGTCACCGGTACGCGCATCCGCCGCCCCGATCTTCAGAGCAACAGCCCGATGACCGTCATCGGAAGCCAGGAAATCCAGTATCAGGGCGCCACGACGGTCGAGGGCGTGCTGAATCGCATGCCGCAGTTCACCGCGGATTCGAACGAGAATGTGTCGAACGGCTCGGACGGCACAGCGAACATCAATTTGCGCAATCTCGGTTCAAATCGCGTGCTGGTCCTGCTCAACGGCCAGCGCCTCCTGCCGCAACAGGCAATCGACCTGAATTTCGTACCCAGCGCGCTGGTCGAGCGGATCGACGTCGTCTCGGGCGGTGCATCGGCGGTCTATGGTTCGGACGCACTGTCCGGGGTCGTCAACTTCATCCTGAAGGACAATCTCGACGGGTTCAGGGCCGATGCGCAAGTCGGCTTCGCGCAACATGACAACAACAATGAAGCGGTCCGTTCGATCATGCGCGCCCGCGGCTTCGACCTGGCGCCAGGAAAAGTTGTGGACGGCGGCAAGCAGGACCTGAATATCGCGTTCGGCAAGAATTTCGCCGAAGGCCGCGGCAACATCACCATGTATGCAGGCTATCGTCATTTCGACCCCGTGCTGCAGTCGAATCGCGACGTGTCCGCTTGCGCATTGCAGTCGATTGACGACCCTCGGACAGCGCTGACTTGCGGGGGGTCCAGCAACACGCCTTATGGCACATTCGCCCCGTTAGCCGGACCAAATCAGGGCATTACGCTCACCAATGCAAAGGATGGCAGCCCGAACTGGGTGCCGTATGACAATAGCTTCGCCTATAATTATGCGCCGACGAATTATTTCCAGCGTTCGGACAATCGCTACTCGGCCGGCGCGTTCGCGAAGTTCAAATTCAGCCCGGCCGCCGAGGTCTATGGCAGCTTCATGTTCATGCGGGATCACACTTTCTCGCAGGCCGCGCCATCGGCACTGTTCCTTGGCACTACATTCAACGTGCCGTGCAACAGCCCAATGCTGAGCAGCAGTCAGGCCAGTGCGCTATGCGGCGCCGATGCGGGGAGCGCTATCTTGCAGCCCACGCTGATCGGCTATCGCCTCGCGATCGCGCCGCGCCGCGACGATCTCCGGCATCAGGATTACCGCTGGACCGCCGGTGTTCGCGGCGAGATTGCAAACGGTTTGAGCTACGACCTCAACTATTTGCATTCACGAGTGAATTTCGACGAAACTTATCTCAACAATGTCGACAATGTGAAGGCGCAGCGGGCGCTGGACGTGGTCAATGTCGGCGGCGTTCCGACCTGCCGTTCGGTGGTGAACGGCACCGACAGTGCGTGCGTGCCGGTAAATGTATTCCAGGCCAATGGCGTGACCGCCGATCAGGCCGCCTATCTGTTCAGCCCAAGCAATACCGCCGGTCGTAACCGCCTGACGGTATTTTCGGGTACGATTACGGGCGATCTCGGCAATTATGGCCTGACCAGTCCTTGGGCCTCGCGCGGAATCTCGCTGGTACTTGGCGCTGAGCACAGGCTCGAGACGCTTAAATTCACCGCCGACGATGTCGCCAAGCAAGGCGGCACGACTGATGCCGATGGCAGCATCCGGGTGATCGAAGGTTATGGCGAACTCGAAGTGCCGCTTATCCAGGACAAACCGTTTTTCCGCGAACTCACACTCAACGGCGCAGCGCGCTATTCGGCATATAAGAATTCGCAAGGGTCAACCGGTTTCGGATCCAGCTACAACGTATGGACGTACAAGGGCGAACTGACCTGGCGCCCGATCGAGATGCTGCGTCTGCGCGCCAGCTACAACCATGCCATTCGCGCGCCTAATATCGGCGAATTGTTCGCATCGCAGCAGATCGGCAATGTATCGGCGGTGGATCCGTGTTCAGGCGCGACGCCATCTGTCAGCGCGGCGACGTGCGCGCTGACCGGCGTCACCCCTGCGCAATATGGTCATATTATCGACTGTCCGTCCGATGTCTGTTCGGCGCTCGGCGGCGGCAATTTGGCCCTAAAGCCGGAAATCGGCGATACCTATACGATCGGTCTGGTGCTGACGCCCCAACAGATCCGCAATTTCTCTCTCTCAGTCGATTATTACAACATCAAGGTGAAAAACTACATCAGTCCGATCGACCCCGCGCTGATCGTCGACCAGTGCACGGAAACGCAGGATCCATTTTATTGCGGCCTGTTTCACCGCGACCCCCGGAGCGGCGCAATCTTCGGAACGGACGGCTATATCGTCTCAACGACGCTCAACACCGGTTATCTCAAGACATCGGGGATCGACGTTGTCACCGATTACACATTGGGTCTGGGCGGTCTTGGCAAGCTCAACCTTAACCTGGTCGGCACTTATCTGATCAACCGGATTGCCGAGCCCCTGCCCGGCCTCGGCACTTATGACTGCAAAGGCCTCTATGGCCCGACTTGCGGCCAGCCTTTGCCGAAATGGCGCCACGTCTTGCGAACCACCTGGGCCCTGCCGCAGGATGCGACACTGTCACTGTCCTGGCGCTATATCGGCGCGACCAAGGTCAACGGCTCGTCGGTGGTGAACGACCGGATCGACGCCTATAGCTATTTCGATCTCGCCGGGACGATCGCGGTGGCCAAATCCTTCAAGCTCCGCATGGGCGTGAACAATCTGTTCGACAAGGATCCACCGGCGATCGACGCCGGGCTGCTGTCCTTGTTCGGAAACGGCAACACCTATCCGGGCACATATGACGCACTCGGCCGCACCATATTCTTTGGCGCGACGGTCGAATTCTAA
- a CDS encoding DUF1801 domain-containing protein gives MTGKAPSKSAKGTKAIAAEPILLSSGNPQIAKGDGDAPVQAYIAAMPGWKRDLGMRLDALIVRIVPDVRKAVRWNSPFYGVEGQGWFVTFHVLTRYVKVTFFRGMSLRPIPPGGTKRSKEARWIDIHEGDEFDEAQMAAWMTQAATLPGWIP, from the coding sequence ATGACGGGCAAGGCACCCAGCAAATCGGCGAAGGGCACAAAGGCCATTGCTGCCGAGCCGATCCTCCTTTCGAGCGGCAATCCACAGATTGCGAAGGGAGATGGCGACGCGCCGGTGCAGGCGTATATCGCTGCGATGCCGGGCTGGAAACGCGATCTGGGGATGCGCCTCGACGCGCTCATCGTGCGGATCGTGCCCGATGTGCGCAAGGCGGTGCGATGGAATTCGCCGTTTTACGGCGTCGAGGGCCAGGGGTGGTTCGTGACGTTTCACGTCCTGACCCGCTACGTCAAAGTAACGTTCTTCCGGGGCATGTCGCTACGGCCGATCCCGCCCGGCGGCACCAAACGCAGCAAGGAAGCACGCTGGATCGACATTCACGAAGGCGATGAATTCGACGAGGCGCAGATGGCGGCCTGGATGACCCAGGCCGCCACGTTACCCGGCTGGATTCCCTAG
- a CDS encoding DUF1801 domain-containing protein codes for MSKSESETDLSPSEMIDQRIKELGDWRGEMLARLREVIRQADPEMVEEWKWRGVPVWYHDGMVCTGETYKSAVKMTFAKGAALDDPSGLFNSSLDGNTRRAIDFHEGDEIDEEALKALVRAAVTLNAARARR; via the coding sequence ATGAGCAAGAGCGAATCCGAAACCGACTTGTCCCCGTCGGAGATGATCGACCAGAGGATCAAGGAGCTGGGCGACTGGCGTGGCGAGATGCTTGCCCGGCTCCGCGAGGTGATCAGGCAAGCCGATCCCGAGATGGTCGAGGAATGGAAGTGGAGAGGGGTTCCCGTCTGGTATCACGATGGGATGGTCTGCACTGGCGAGACCTACAAAAGCGCCGTCAAGATGACCTTTGCCAAGGGGGCGGCGCTTGACGACCCGTCGGGCCTTTTCAACTCGAGCCTCGACGGCAACACCCGGCGTGCGATCGACTTCCACGAAGGCGACGAGATCGACGAGGAAGCATTGAAGGCGCTTGTCCGCGCCGCCGTGACGCTGAACGCGGCCCGCGCCCGCCGCTGA
- a CDS encoding SRPBCC domain-containing protein translates to MTNIATETRSVIVEREMAYPPEKIWRALTQPHLMEEWLMKSDFNPTIGHRFDFRADWGTVDCQVREVEANKTLSYSWDAHGLESIVTWHLTPTATGTHLRMEQTGFRPDQQQAYHGAKAGWPRFLAKLEQVLARPD, encoded by the coding sequence ATGACCAATATTGCGACCGAAACGCGCTCCGTCATTGTCGAGCGAGAAATGGCTTATCCGCCGGAAAAGATCTGGCGCGCGCTCACCCAGCCGCATCTGATGGAGGAATGGCTGATGAAGAGCGATTTCAATCCAACCATCGGCCATCGTTTCGATTTTCGCGCGGACTGGGGCACCGTCGATTGCCAGGTCCGGGAGGTCGAGGCGAACAAGACGCTGTCGTATAGCTGGGATGCCCATGGCCTCGAAAGCATCGTGACATGGCACCTCACGCCCACCGCAACGGGAACGCATTTGCGCATGGAGCAAACGGGCTTCCGGCCGGATCAGCAACAGGCCTATCATGGCGCCAAGGCCGGATGGCCGCGCTTCCTGGCAAAGCTGGAACAGGTTCTGGCACGGCCTGATTGA
- a CDS encoding metalloregulator ArsR/SmtB family transcription factor, protein MPTPNTHAMIFKTLADPTRLAIFERLCRDGEQTVGALTARAGVSQPAVSKHLGVLKQAGLVRDRQAGRQTHYSAQLDALSPLIDWTSQMAGFWQNRFDRLEDLLKRMDQ, encoded by the coding sequence ATGCCGACACCCAACACCCACGCCATGATCTTCAAGACGCTCGCCGACCCGACCCGATTGGCTATTTTCGAACGGCTGTGCCGCGATGGAGAGCAGACGGTCGGGGCGCTGACGGCACGCGCCGGGGTTTCGCAACCGGCGGTCTCCAAACATCTCGGCGTGTTGAAACAAGCCGGGCTGGTGCGTGATCGACAGGCTGGCCGGCAGACCCATTACAGCGCGCAACTCGACGCGCTTTCCCCGCTGATCGACTGGACCAGCCAGATGGCCGGTTTCTGGCAAAACCGGTTCGATCGCCTTGAAGACTTGCTGAAAAGGATGGACCAATGA
- a CDS encoding DUF938 domain-containing protein, protein MTGPAPWVVAEAGVEPRKHAPATLRNREAIAAVLRDILPAAGLVLEIASGSGEHCAYLATAFPALDWQPSDPDVGGRTSIAAWCHGLANVRPPLDLDAATGDWPIDRSDAILCVNMVHISPWEATLGLLAGAGRLIPKDGPLILYGPYRRDGYPTAPSNEAFDESLKSRDPRWGLRRVEDVVAAALKQGMTLERVVEMPANNLILVFRRS, encoded by the coding sequence ATGACCGGGCCAGCGCCCTGGGTCGTGGCCGAAGCGGGCGTGGAACCGCGCAAGCATGCGCCGGCGACGCTGCGCAACCGTGAGGCAATCGCCGCCGTGCTGCGCGATATCCTGCCGGCGGCCGGGCTGGTGCTGGAAATCGCGAGCGGCTCCGGCGAGCATTGTGCCTATCTCGCGACCGCTTTCCCCGCGTTGGACTGGCAGCCGAGCGATCCTGATGTCGGCGGGCGGACCTCGATCGCGGCATGGTGTCACGGGCTGGCCAATGTCCGCCCGCCGCTCGATCTCGACGCCGCGACCGGCGACTGGCCGATCGATCGCAGCGATGCGATCCTGTGCGTCAACATGGTGCATATCAGCCCATGGGAGGCGACGCTCGGTCTGCTGGCAGGGGCAGGACGGCTTATTCCCAAAGACGGGCCGCTGATCCTCTACGGGCCGTATCGCCGGGACGGCTATCCCACCGCGCCGAGCAACGAGGCGTTCGACGAATCGCTCAAAAGCCGCGATCCGCGCTGGGGATTGCGGCGGGTCGAAGATGTCGTTGCTGCGGCCCTGAAACAGGGCATGACGCTGGAACGGGTTGTCGAGATGCCCGCCAATAATCTGATCCTGGTGTTTCGCCGCAGCTGA